In the genome of Raphanus sativus cultivar WK10039 chromosome 4, ASM80110v3, whole genome shotgun sequence, one region contains:
- the LOC130511203 gene encoding putative F-box protein At1g47730 → MPSREEASDECRVLTLGSSSSNQNYSWRRIRTNCTHRPFVYGQCINGVLYYQAQLGGGSGSGRAIMRFDVRSEKLSVISLPWDGYWKMRITTYERRFACVGSIENSISMWVLEDAEKLKWSNHIFLPLSHYDQVLGVDFKLVGSNDESGVYVQTKLSKSFHVIYIHPKRKTFKKVEYSGIVDDDFRKHHGLGDGRLHELQVFPNHIETLLSY, encoded by the coding sequence ATGCCTTCGCGTGAAGAAGCATCCGATGAGTGTCGGGTTTTGACGTtgggatcatcatcatccaacCAAAACTACTCATGGAGAAGGATAAGAACCAACTGTACTCATCGTCCTTTTGTTTATGGACAGTGCATCAACGGTGTTCTATACTATCAAGCCCAACTTGGTGGTGGTTCAGGTTCAGGACGAGCAATCATGAGGTTTGATGTAAGATCTGAAAAGTTGAGTGTGATAAGTCTTCCATGGGATGGATATTGGAAGATGAGGATAACAACTTATGAAAGAAGGTTTGCTTGTGTTGGTTCCATTGAGAATAGTATTTCAATGTGGGTTTTGGAGGATGCAGAGAAGCTCAAATGGTCGAATCATATCTTTTTACCTCTTTCTCACTATGATCAGGTTTTGGGAGTAGATTTCAAACTAGTGGGTAGCAATGATGAGTCCGGTGTTTACGTGCAAACCAAGCTATCCAAATCTTTTCATGTCATATATATTCATCCGAAGAGAAAGACGTTTAAGAAGGTTGAATATAGCGGGATTGTGGATGATGATTTTAGGAAACACCATGGACTTGGAGACGGACGTCTGCATGAGCTCCAAGTTTTCCCCAATCACATTGAAACTCTTTTGTCTTACTGA
- the LOC108850272 gene encoding uncharacterized protein At3g60930, chloroplastic-like has protein sequence MSSLSFPSPTITRELIEKLYSSFGVDRAVVCELASDHETPETVRNGYDGAYLSFFESCGLSFPIPRQLLEILAGHGISLTQLCPNLLRHLLAILVRAREEKLLFELEELHSLYLIKRNQKNPGTILASPRPGLHVIGGTPYRDDQWRDQFFVFKVDSSSVGDFDFSLLLRRWAETIAHPRVSPVSDQLRGTVAVLKRGDTDWSSFTRERIRTLNSLPVGLSIAPPISGPVGLLEEAERSDHEEPTSLEEIIVRPNTSHSERCSFRRSLRTRASVSRKAPVDPTPISLGSDSEEDMPAREHGSARAWRSVSTRPSRAAPKTSKRRRVRRSDRSPLYETSSGPKHDGTSSQGFGRPLFSSLEEEDAYTKVAEANAKVMEVCNDLVLKMAERTETSQRDAEIDRISLDFKRISAELEIAKRENKEEVEKINSMMGEWVKVCDEKSALEVEVAAQRTKIARLEAERDRDVRSACREMSRHYAEILKSLEEKWSNKERETAARIQLQEVIANISLLDEIKEGSCDVDGELARLQDLERDCEAAVESCPSSSWTISELDLPRVPEELDLGGPSNAGGDVGP, from the exons atgtCTTCCTTATCGTTTCCAAGTCCGACGATCACGAGAGAGCTTATTGAAAAGTTATATTCCTCGTTCGGAGTAGACCGCGCCGTGGTCTGTGAGCTTGCTTCTGATCACGAGACTCCGGAGACCGTTAGAAACGGGTATGACGGAGCATATCTCAGCTTTTTTGAGTCTTGCGGGCTTTCTTTCCCGATTCCGAGGCAGCTGCTAGAGATCCTCGCCGGTCATGGGATTTCTCTCACGCAGTTATGCCCGAACCTTCTTCGACACCTCCTTGCGATCCTCGTGAGGGCCAGAGAGGAGAAGCTTTTGTTTGAGCTGGAAGAGTTACACAGCCTATATCTCATAAAGCGCAACCAGAAGAATCCAGGGACAATCTTGGCGTCTCCCCGTCCTGGCCTCCATGTGATTGGAGGGACACCTTATCGGGATGATCAGTGGCGAGATCAATTCTTTGTTTTCAAGGTCGACTCGTCCTCAGTGGGAGATTTTGACTTTTCCCTGCTTCTTCGACGTTGGGCCGAAACTATTG ctCATCCGAGGGTTTCTCCGGTATCCGATCAACTTCGAGGGACGGTGGCTGTCTTGAAGCGCGGGGACACCGATTGGTCATCGTTTACTAGGGAGCGAATTCGTACCTTGAACTCGCTTCCCGTCGGTCTAAGTATAGCTCCACCGATCTCGGGGCCGGTCGGGTTGCTTGAGGAGGCCGAGCGTTCTGATCATGAAGAGCCTACCTCTCTGGAAGAAATTATTGTTCGTCCTAACACGAGTCATTCTGAGAGGTGCTCGTTTCGGAGGTCACTCAGAACGAGGGCGTCTGTTTCAAGGAAAGCGCCAGTGGATCCTACCCCGATATCTTTGGGCTCTGATTCGGAGGAGGATATGCCAGCTCGCGAGCACGGATCTGCCAGGGCTTGGCGAAGTGTTTCAACGAGACCGTCGCGAGCTGCTCCCAAGACGTCGAAAAGACGGAGAGTAAGGAGGAGCGATCGTTCCCCTCTATATGAGACTAGTTCTGGTCCTAAACATGATGGGACTAGCTCTCAAGGTTTTGGGAGACCGCTTTTCTCTTCCTTGGAAGAGGAAGATGCTTATACCAAGGTCGCTGAAGCAAATGCCAAG GTCATGGAGGTTTGTAACGACCTGGTTCTGAAGATGGCGGAGCGCACAGAGACCTCTCAAAGAGATGCGGAGATAGATCGGATCTCCCTTGACTTCAAGAGGATCTCCGCTGAACTTGAGATCGCCAAGCGGGAGAATAAGGAGGAGGTCGAGAAGATCAATTCCATGATGGGAGAGTGGGTGAAAGTTTGTGATGAGAAGTCGGCTTTAGAAGTCGAGGTCGCTGCTCAACGGACCAAAATTGCGAGGCTCGAAGCTGAGAGGGACCGAGACGTTCGCTCCGCTTGTCGTGAGATGTCGCGTCATTATGCAGAGATTCTGAAATCTCTGGAAGAGAAGTGGTCCAACAAAGAGAGGGAGACGGCGGCTAGAATTCAGCTTCAAGAGGTGATTGCCAACATCTCTCTTCTGGACGAGATCAAAGAGGGCAGCTGCGACGTTGATGGGGAGTTGGCTCGCTTGCAAGATTTGGAGAGAGACTGTGAAGCAGCCGTTGAGTCATGTCCCTCCTCGAGTTGGACTATCTCCGAGCTTGATCTTCCGCGAGTACCGGAGGAGTTGGACCTTGGGGGGCCGTCAAACGCGGGAGGCGATGTTGGCCCTtaa